TGAGGCTTCAATCGCCGTTTCTGGGGGACTGAATTTGGATGTAAAGACTACGTCGCGTCTTCGCATCCCAGACCCGGATCTGGAGGATCTACCATGGCTTCTGCTCTTAAATTTCTCTTCGTCGTCCTTCTTTCTCTCGTATTCACCGGTTGCTACGCGCCGGATGTGGTCGAGGTCTCGGCAAAGCTTTCGTCTCAATGCGGTTTATCGCCGAGCGGACCAGCCTGCGTGACCACTGAAGACGCAGCGGTTCTGAATCACCTGTGGGAGCGTTTCATTCTCAGTGAAGTTACCTCGCCGGAGGTGGAGTCTTGTGTGCTGGCTTTAGAGTGCGGCTCTGATGCTGGAGCGATGGACTTAAGCGATGGCGCTTTGGTTCAAGAGTTGGACGCCTGTGTAAACGCTGATGCTGAGTCTAAGAACCCAGGGTGTATGTGGGGATGCCTTTCAGATTTCTTTTCCTGTACGCCGTCCGAGGGCCAAGCCTGTGACATTGAATTTGTCGATGAATGCATGGATACACGTGAACTCTGTGAGCATCGTTGCTGATCTCAACCCCTGTATACACATGTATACAAGTCAACCTCTGGCTACTCTTTTTCTTTTCCTCTCAAGGCAGGCATCTTTAATAACATAGTCTTTTCGACGGCTTACTGGTTTGTGTTCAGATGTGAATATTGGCACAATTGGTGCTTATCCATAGGGTGAACCTAAGAGGAGACCTTTGATGAGCTTCAAACAGACAATCTCGACGACATTGAAAAGCTGTGCTTGGCTGGTCTTATTAAGCACATTTGGATGGGCGAGTTCCGCTGCGGCATTTTGCGGTTTTTATGTAGCAGGTGGCGAGAGCACTTTATTTAACGATGCCACGCAGGTGGCTATGATGCGGTCTGGGACGACTACGGTCCTTTCCATGCAGAACAACTATCAAGGTCCGCCTGAGAACTTCGCGATGGTCATACCGGTCCCGGTAGTTTTACAAGAGACGTCGGTGAAGACCCTTCCTGTTTCTCTCTTTCAAAAGATGGATCAACTTTCTGCCCCCCGTTTGGTCGAGTATTGGGAGCAAGACCCTTGCTACGTACAGCCCCCAGATGAGGGACGGGATATGCTTAATTCTGCGACGATGGACTCAGCGGAAGCTGATAGCGGTGGCGGCGGCGGCGTTCAGGTAGAGGCTGAGTTTAGCGTCGGTGAGTACGATATTGTGGTGCTTAGCACCAACGACGCAACCGCACTTGATACGTGGTTACAAGACAACGACTATTCTATTCCAGAGGGCGCTTCGCCATACTTTGAACCCTACGTGCAAGAGGGCATGTATTTTTTCGTTGCTAAGGTTGATATTACAAAGGTGACGATGAACGGCGAACAGGCGGTACTGTCTCCGATCCGGTTTCATTATGATGCAGAGACTTTTTCTCTCCCGGTACGGCTTGGGCTAATCAACTCACAAGGTGAGCAAGACCTCATTGTTTACACGCTTGGTCAGGGGCAACGATATGAGCTTGCCAACCGAGAGAACGTGTTCATCCCAACCAATATTGAAGTCGTGAATGATGTTCGAGAAGATTTCGGTGGATTTTACCGCACACTCTTTGATGCCACTCTGGAGTATTCACCGAACGCTGCGGTGACCGAGTACTCCTGGGATGCTTCAACTTGTGACCCTTGTCCGGGTCCAACTTTGGATTCTCAAGACCTACTCACACTTGGTGCTGATGTAGCGACTGATGGCCAACTTTGGGGTTGGACGTTGACTCGCCTTCACATGCGTTACTCTGCAGAAACTCTCGGCGATGATTTGGTATTTGCAGAGGCTGGGCCAGTTGTGGGCGGACGAGAGCTCTACAACGACTCGGGTGAACTTGAAGAAACAGCGAGCTTTGCCAATTTTAATAACTTCCAGGGCCGTTACATAATTCGCCACCGCTGGAATCTACCCATCACTTGTGAGCTACCGGTGTTTGGCCGTTGGGGAGGCCCTCCTGGAGGCGAGAGTTCTTCAGATACCCAAACGTCTCAAAGCCCAAACACAACAGGTGAATCAGATGCAGCAAGTACAGGCTCTTATGGGCTCGGAGGGGCATCAGAAGCTTTAAGCGACCTTGTGCGCGATGATGTTCCTGAGATTGGGGTAGCGTCGTCTTCAGGCTGCGCATGCTCGTCCACCTCAAGTGGTGCTGCCGGTTTTCTCTTTATCGCGGCGTTCCTCATGGGAATTTGGCGTTCGTTTATTAGGCGTCGATTATTTAGCTAATTGGCAAGGGCCTCGCGAATTCGATACGCTTCCTTCAGAAGAGGAGTGATATGCGCAAGGCCCCGACCGATGGCCATACCCGGTTTGAAAACCTAGGGACTCAGCCTTTAAAAACCCATAGGGTTTTTAATAACCCTGACGTGGTTCCAGAGGGCTGGTACCCCGTTTGCTCTTCAAAGCATCTCAAAAAGGGAAAAGCAGACTCCTTTCTCCTTACCTTTCAACGCGTATGTGTGTACCGAACCCATGAAGGCGACCTGGCCGCTTTAGATGCGTTTTGTCCACACATGGGTGCAGACCTTGCCAACGGCCGTGTCGTCGATGGCCAAATTGAATGTTATTTTCATCAATGGCGTTACGGTAAAGATGGAGAATTGACGGGAAGTCGCTGCGGTGTTGCTCCAAGACTGGCAGCGGTTCAGTCTTGGCCGGTGGAAGAGGCCTACGGGTATATCTGGGTCTACTCTGCGCCCGAGGCGCCTTATCCTGTACCCAAGCCATCTGGGCTCGAAAACGAAGAGGTCAGTGGCTGGTGTGTGGCGAATTTGGTTCTCTATGCTCACCACCATGTCATGATGGTGGGCGGAATCGATTTGCAGCATTTTGCGACGGTCCACAATATCGAGATTGATTTTGAATTAGAGGTTGATGAACACAGTCAGTACATGGCAACTTGGAAACTTGATGGAACGGTACCCAAGAAAGGCTGGCGAGGGACATTGGCCAATTGGTTGCTCGGTGGGCGGGTCAATTACCATGCTCGAGTAGCTGGAGGATCTATTGTCTCTCTTACCTATGGTCCAGATTTAAAGGTTCCTTATTTGGGTTGGAAAGTCCCGCCGCTTTATGTGCTTTGGGGCTGCACGGCTGATGAAAATGGCATTGGTCATGTGCAGGTTTTTGCCGTTGCGAAAAATAAAAAGGGCTTCACAGGCTGGCTCAGTACCCAGCTGAAGCTCTTTGCGACGGTTCTTCTATTAGGTGTGCTTAAAGATGATGATGAAAAAGCATTTCCTTTCATGCGTTTCAATATAGGACGACTTGTTAAAGAGGATGCTTGCTTAAGCCGTATGGTGAAGTTTCTAAACGGCTTGCCCATTTCCAAATGGTCCAAACGTCAACTTACGGAGGGTTCCCATGGGGAGGATTCGCAAGCTGACGCTTGAGGAGTGGTTTTTAGACTATCAATTGGATGCTATTTGGAATGGTTATTGTCACCTCGGTTTTCATCTGGACATCGACGTTACGAAACTGGTTCGAGCTGCGGCTGACCGCGGCGTTCACTTTTCCCCGACTGCCGTCATGATACGAGCCATTGGCTTGATGGCCACCGAGAAGCCAGCGGCCAACCGGGTGATGCTGCGTTCGCTCATGGGACCGCGGATGCTTGAGCTTGATACCATCGGTGTGAACCTGCCGGTGATGGTTGCCAACAATGGTGACCCTTTTCTCTCGGGTATGGTGATTAAGAATCCCCACAAGCGCGGTGTGCCAGAAATACAGGCTGAGATAGGTGCATACGCTCAGGGAGATTTGTTGGATAAACCCATCGGCCGCTTTATCAAGACCAGAAAAAACACTTGGTACAATCGCTTGGCGTTGAGGATGCTCCATTTCATGGCTTACCGAGTTCCATCGCTTTATTTGAAATACGAGGCGGGCGGTTTTTCGGCTTCCTCTGTAATTCGCGGAGATGCCCAGCACCTTCTTAACCGTGGCCAAGCCTATGGTCATACGGCGAGTACGTTTTGTTTGATTGGTATGAACAAAACGCAGGATGGCCGAGAGATGATGATGGTGGGCGGCGGTTTGAATCATTCGGTGATGTCTGGCGGTGAATTTCAAGAGCTTTGCAACGTCTTAAGCCGGATATTGAGCCAGGGGGATTTAGAGGATTTTTACCCTGAGCTGGCTAATGAGACTTGAACCTATGAGCTTGAACTCGGCTTAAAGATATCAACAAAGTGAGACAAATGAAGCTCAGCAAATTGACTTGGTTTGTTTTGGTGATGCTTTTGCCAATCCAAGCGTTAGCTCATGGTCCAGTTTTGGAAATGATGGCTGGCTTCGGTACTTTTACAGTGGGTATTGTCGCGGTTTTAGTTTTGGCACTGACGTCGATAATAAAAATCCCTAAAGAAACGGGTAAAGAAGAGCGGCGACGTAAAATGGTGAGGGCGCTTACTTTTTTCGCCGGGAATGTATTGGTAATTTTTGCTTTGGTGTCGGCATTCTTTTTTATATGGGTTCAATCGTAATATTTTCGTTGAGGATGATTATGCTAATTACAGACACTAAGAATTTGGTGTGGTTTCGTAAGCTATTTTTGCCTTTGGTCGTTTCACTTTATTGCAGCGGCTGCGTGATCATTCCCTATGTGGTCCCGCCGCTAAAGGTTCAAGGCCAGGGCGGTATGGCCGTGGGCGAGCTCTACGGCTCGGAAGATTTTCAGGCGGATGACTTCAGTCCTGTGATTGGTTCTTCGAATATTCGGGTGGGAGCCTTTCCTCTTGGTTTTTCCGAGAGCATGTTGGAACGCAATTACGACTTTGGCGTGGGGTACTTGCACGAGCGGCTTTTGTTGTCTGAGAGTACGGGGCGCAGCGACCGGCAATTTAATGGTGGTTATCTCGAAGGCAATTATTGGTTTTACACCGACTCTGACGAGTCCACAGCTCTGCGCATCGGTCTGGTCGTCAATGCTGACTACCTCCAGGAGCTTGATTCCTTAAACCATACCACCGGGCATGGTTTTGGCTTTTTTACCGGGCTTGGCGTGGAATGGGTTGGAACCACCGAGGGCTTTTTTCTGGGAGCTGATGATGGAAACGCGAGCAGCTCTGAACCTATGATTATCACCGGTGTTGGTAAAGGTGAGCTGGGGATCGGTTTGGTGGCGGGTACCAGTTACCGGCAAATTGGAGCCGAACCCTTTTGGACGTTTACGGTTGGGCTTAGCTTGAGGCTACCGGCTGCAGCTGGCTTGATCTTCGTTTTTGACGACTGATTCAGTCTCGAACATCCGGCTCGAAAAATGACCAGAGAATCTGAGGGAATTTCTCTTTCATCGCTGCTTCACAGCGGTTGATGGCTTCTGCCACGGCGTCCGATGATGGAAGTGGCTTCATTTGTGCTTTGGTGGCCACCATTAAATCGCTACCAAGTTGCATGGTGAGTAGATTAAACACTTTTTCTACGTCATCCTGGCTCTCGATGAACTCTCGAATTTCTTTTTCAATATGAGGCTCAGCACTTTGTCCAATCAGGAGCGCCATGATTTCTTTGGCGATGAAGAAGGCGACAATCACGAGCAAGACACCAATGCCGATACTTCCAACGGCATCCCAAATAGGGTTACCGGTGACCATCGCCAGTGAGACTGCAACGAGGGCGAAGCTAAGCCCGCAAATAGCAGCAGCGTCTTCTCCTAGAATTACAATGAGTTCGCTTCTTCGGCTTTCTCGAAACCAGGTCCAAAGAGAGCGGTCACCGCGTTCCTTATTGACCTCTCGGATGCAGCCCGCCAAGGCGGCGCCTTCTACGAAGATACCAAAGATAAGAACGCCGATGGCGATCCAGGGCTTATTCAGCGGTTCGGTGGAGTCGAGTTTGTGGATGCCCTCATAGATGGAAAACAATCCGCCCATGCTAAAAAGCATCAAGGCTACGATGAATGACCAGAAATAGATGGCTCGTCCGTATCCCAGTGGGTGGTCGGGGCTTGGGGCTTTTTTTGAGTGCTTGAGCCCATAGAGGAGCAGCCCTTGGTTGCCGCAGTCGGCCAACGAGTGGATTGCCTCCGCAAGCATAGATCCTGACGATGTAATGAAAGCTGCTACACCTTTGGCGACCGCAATGGCAAAGTTGGCTCCCAGTGCGAGAAAAATAGACTTGGTTGAGTTGGCGCCGGCCATTGTTATCTCCTGGGGCTGTGAGCTTCGGTTTTTACCCAATATTGAACGCTTTGGCTATAGATCACGGCATTGGTTGCGCTATGATAAAGTCGCCGTTAACCTGCCGTATCCATTCACCTTGGGGTTCTGATGACACGCTCTAACTCAGTTTTATCTACTATTCTATCGCTGGCTATGGCTTGTGGAGCATTCGGCTATGCTCCTGCCGCTCAAGCTTTCTGCGGATTTTATGTCGCTGGCGGTGAAAGCAGCCTCTTTAACGACGCAACACAAGCAGTGCTGATGAGAGCCGGACAAAGAACCGTTTTGTCGATGCAGAATAATTATCAGGGGCCACCTGAGAATTTTGCCATGGTCGTTCCAGTCCCAACGGTTTTGCAGCAAGAGAATGTTCGAACGCTCTCGGCCGAACTGTTTGCGAAAATAGACACACTCTCTGCGCCGCGCCTCGTGGAGTATTGGGAAATGGACCCCTGTGAAACGCGCTATTACGATGACGATATGGACGCGATGCCCGAGAGTGGCGCCGTGGACGATGCTTCTGACGGAGGCGAGGTAACTGTTGAAGCTGAATTTGCCGTAGGCGAATACGATATTGTAATTCTCAGCACCAATGACTCAACGGCACTGGCGGGTTGGCTTACAGATAATGAATACAGCATTCCAGAAGGTGCAGGGCCTTACCTTGAGCCTTACGTTCAAAACGGAATGTATTTCTTTGTTGCGCGGGTTAACGCGGAAGAAGTCACGATGAATGAGGGCAATGCAGTTCTTTCGCCTCTTCGATTTTATTATGACTCAAACGAATTCAGCCTTCCGGTTCGGCTTGGTCTGATTAACTCTCAAGGGGACCAAGACCTTATCGTTTACACTTTGGGATTGGGGCAGCGCTATGAAGTGGCCAACCGAACCAACGTGACCATTCCCACAAATATTGAGGTGGTCGATGAGGTGCGCAACGACTTTGGTAGCTTTTACCGAACGCTTTTTGATGAAACTGTCGCATTGAATCCAGGCGCCGCTGTCACGGAGTATTCATGGGATGCTTCCACATGCGATCCCTGTCCAGGGCCGACTCTAGACCGCGATGATTTTGCAACGCTGGGTGCAGATGTCATAGATGCCGACCCTTGGGCCAATTGGACATTGACTCGTATGCACCTGCGTTACAGCTCGGATACACTGGGTGATGACTTGGTTTTCAGTGAGGCTGAGCCCATCGTGGGCGGCCGTGAGCGTTACAACGACCAGACGCTGGAGGTTGGCTCAACGCCAGCGAGCTACAACAATTTCCAAGGCCGCTACATCATCCGCCATGCTTGGACAGAGCCGGTAACCTGCGAGGAGCCGGTCTACGGCCGCTGGGGTGGTCCAGGTGGAGCAGAGAATCCCGGGCAACCTCAAGGCGCGACAAGTCCTAACACCGAGGGTGATGCATCATCGGCTGATGAAGGGTCTGGAGATACGACATTGCCATCTGACGATATCGCTGACTTAGTTGCTCAGGACATTCCTGAAATCAACGTGGAAGCAAGTGGGCGGTTCGTGGGTGAAGATGGAGCGGGTGACAACGATGACGGTGGCTGTGGTTGTCAAAGCACAGATCCGGTGAGCCTTGGGCTATTGGTCTTGTTTGGCCTTTGGGTGACTCTGCGCCGACGTAAACCTTCACAGGTATAAATCGAGAATTTAGTTAAACATTAGGGAAGAGGGAGATTAGTTATGTCAGCACCAATTGGATCCAATCCAAATCCGGCCGCGATTCCAGTGAATCCAGCGGCGATTCCACAGGCGTCACAAGCACCGGCCCAAGCGGCCACAGCGCAAGCAAGCGGTCCCGTGGATGGTTATGAGAACATCACGCCGCCCATTGATCAGGTTTTACAAAACCTAGGCCTACAATCTGCTGGTCAGGGCTCCATGCCGAATTTATCGGCAACTCAGATGGCGCAGCTTTCAAGCATCGCGCAGCAATTGACCACAGCCTCAAGCGACCAATTACAAACAGACTTTGCGGCGATGATTCAAAGCGGTCCAAGCATCAACTATCAAGATGTTAACGCACTGGTGCAGCAAGTGTTGCGGGAAGCTTATGGCCAAAATACGGAAGACCTCCGGATGTATGCGGAGAAGGTTAAAGACTTCAATAAACAAAAAGAAATGGTGCGAGATCACCTGAGCGATTTGAGAAAGTTTAATACCGGTGCCCGTGAGCACGGGGTGTCCATTGGTATTACGGATTTCGATGATAGCAGTACTTGGTCCGCAGAGCAGGTGGGGCAAATGAATGCCTACTTTGCATCGAACTCTAGTAATGGTGTGAGCGCGGCTGCTTATACGATGGCGCACAATCAATCCGCAGAACAGTGTGTGGAGCGGGCGCAGGGGCTTATCGACACGGCATATGG
The Deltaproteobacteria bacterium DNA segment above includes these coding regions:
- a CDS encoding cation transporter, translated to MAGANSTKSIFLALGANFAIAVAKGVAAFITSSGSMLAEAIHSLADCGNQGLLLYGLKHSKKAPSPDHPLGYGRAIYFWSFIVALMLFSMGGLFSIYEGIHKLDSTEPLNKPWIAIGVLIFGIFVEGAALAGCIREVNKERGDRSLWTWFRESRRSELIVILGEDAAAICGLSFALVAVSLAMVTGNPIWDAVGSIGIGVLLVIVAFFIAKEIMALLIGQSAEPHIEKEIREFIESQDDVEKVFNLLTMQLGSDLMVATKAQMKPLPSSDAVAEAINRCEAAMKEKFPQILWSFFEPDVRD
- a CDS encoding DUF2330 domain-containing protein, which translates into the protein MACGAFGYAPAAQAFCGFYVAGGESSLFNDATQAVLMRAGQRTVLSMQNNYQGPPENFAMVVPVPTVLQQENVRTLSAELFAKIDTLSAPRLVEYWEMDPCETRYYDDDMDAMPESGAVDDASDGGEVTVEAEFAVGEYDIVILSTNDSTALAGWLTDNEYSIPEGAGPYLEPYVQNGMYFFVARVNAEEVTMNEGNAVLSPLRFYYDSNEFSLPVRLGLINSQGDQDLIVYTLGLGQRYEVANRTNVTIPTNIEVVDEVRNDFGSFYRTLFDETVALNPGAAVTEYSWDASTCDPCPGPTLDRDDFATLGADVIDADPWANWTLTRMHLRYSSDTLGDDLVFSEAEPIVGGRERYNDQTLEVGSTPASYNNFQGRYIIRHAWTEPVTCEEPVYGRWGGPGGAENPGQPQGATSPNTEGDASSADEGSGDTTLPSDDIADLVAQDIPEINVEASGRFVGEDGAGDNDDGGCGCQSTDPVSLGLLVLFGLWVTLRRRKPSQV
- a CDS encoding DUF2330 domain-containing protein, translating into MSFKQTISTTLKSCAWLVLLSTFGWASSAAAFCGFYVAGGESTLFNDATQVAMMRSGTTTVLSMQNNYQGPPENFAMVIPVPVVLQETSVKTLPVSLFQKMDQLSAPRLVEYWEQDPCYVQPPDEGRDMLNSATMDSAEADSGGGGGVQVEAEFSVGEYDIVVLSTNDATALDTWLQDNDYSIPEGASPYFEPYVQEGMYFFVAKVDITKVTMNGEQAVLSPIRFHYDAETFSLPVRLGLINSQGEQDLIVYTLGQGQRYELANRENVFIPTNIEVVNDVREDFGGFYRTLFDATLEYSPNAAVTEYSWDASTCDPCPGPTLDSQDLLTLGADVATDGQLWGWTLTRLHMRYSAETLGDDLVFAEAGPVVGGRELYNDSGELEETASFANFNNFQGRYIIRHRWNLPITCELPVFGRWGGPPGGESSSDTQTSQSPNTTGESDAASTGSYGLGGASEALSDLVRDDVPEIGVASSSGCACSSTSSGAAGFLFIAAFLMGIWRSFIRRRLFS
- a CDS encoding Rieske 2Fe-2S domain-containing protein, translated to MRKAPTDGHTRFENLGTQPLKTHRVFNNPDVVPEGWYPVCSSKHLKKGKADSFLLTFQRVCVYRTHEGDLAALDAFCPHMGADLANGRVVDGQIECYFHQWRYGKDGELTGSRCGVAPRLAAVQSWPVEEAYGYIWVYSAPEAPYPVPKPSGLENEEVSGWCVANLVLYAHHHVMMVGGIDLQHFATVHNIEIDFELEVDEHSQYMATWKLDGTVPKKGWRGTLANWLLGGRVNYHARVAGGSIVSLTYGPDLKVPYLGWKVPPLYVLWGCTADENGIGHVQVFAVAKNKKGFTGWLSTQLKLFATVLLLGVLKDDDEKAFPFMRFNIGRLVKEDACLSRMVKFLNGLPISKWSKRQLTEGSHGEDSQADA